A region of the Peredibacter starrii genome:
TCATCCTGATTCTGGACCTTTTGATGGGGAATATTTAAGTCTCCGAAGGTCGCCTTACATTCATAAGTTGCGGCGAAGGCAGATGAGAGGAAGAAACTCAAAACGAGATACAGCATATTACTCCAGTCGAGAACGTAATTGGTCGATGAAATATTGTTTGATATTGGGAGAGATGAAATCGTAGTCGTTTAAGATTTCTACTTCGATCTGATCAATGTCTTTAGAAGTCAGAGTCTGAAAAACCGGTCGGCCTTTCCAGCCGTTGTTCCACATCTTATCAGGATACTTGATGGGAGAATAGGATCCGGCCCTTACTCCCAGATACATTAGCTCCGCAATTTGAATGGCACCGGTCTTTGCAATACAACTTTTTAAATCAAGATCGGCAACGTCCCGATCATCTTTACTTCCCCCGCCCAGAAGAACATATCGTGAGTAAGGCAGCAGTGTTTCCACAATGCAGGTTCTTCTCTCGTGCCTTCAGGGAAGTTGGTGCAGAAATCAGTTTTAAAAGGGCGAACATTGTCCGCCCACGCAAAGCTTGAAATTAGTAGAAGAAAGAAGAATGTTTTCATGGCATCTGAACTTTAAATAAAGCTCCCGCTCGAACAATATCACCCTCTTGTTGCTCATTATAAAGACCACAACCAACCAGAGTATTGCCCTCGAAGTAGAAGTCGCCTTTTAACATCATATAGTGAGCGTTCATGCCAGATCCGAGTTGATGAGAGACCCAACGTGGTCTGAACTTCTTGCCACTGGCCAATTGCTTTGGAGTAATGACATGAATCCATCCTCCATTGTTGAGAACGAGATTACCATTATGCCAGTGAGCAATGGCCTCTGGATCGATTACTCCGGCGCGAACATAATCATAAGGAGATGTTTTAATAACTTTTCCCTGAAGATTCATTGTGGCCACGCCATTGAATCCACCTTCGCGAGTTCCCGTCACCACCACCAAGGCATTCGTTCCATCAAACGTAATGGAAACAGCGTCACCGCCATCAACTTCATTTAAAGTTGAAGTCCATGCAACTTCTCTGCTCTTGGTATTGAATGCAGTGACAGTTCCGCCACCGTGAACAACGAGGATTAAATCTCCCGCTTTGGTCATCGAAATGTTTTTATCCATCTCAAAGCCTTCAATGCCTGATCCATCTTTATTCATTTGAATAAGAGAATTGCTGGCAAGGACCCAAAGCTTATCACCATCACGGATAACACCTCTAAGACGAACATGGTTTTCAAAAATTAATTGGCCTTCAAGATTCTCTAGCACATTGTAACGAGTGAGGAAACCGTCAGTGAAAGAGGGAGCTGACATCATTTTGCAAACGTTATCAAGGTGAGAGGCTTGAACCGATAATGATACTAATGCGGAAGCAAGAGCTACACGCCACATAGAAGGACTCCTTTCCTTAGTGA
Encoded here:
- a CDS encoding PQQ-binding-like beta-propeller repeat protein, whose translation is MWRVALASALVSLSVQASHLDNVCKMMSAPSFTDGFLTRYNVLENLEGQLIFENHVRLRGVIRDGDKLWVLASNSLIQMNKDGSGIEGFEMDKNISMTKAGDLILVVHGGGTVTAFNTKSREVAWTSTLNEVDGGDAVSITFDGTNALVVVTGTREGGFNGVATMNLQGKVIKTSPYDYVRAGVIDPEAIAHWHNGNLVLNNGGWIHVITPKQLASGKKFRPRWVSHQLGSGMNAHYMMLKGDFYFEGNTLVGCGLYNEQQEGDIVRAGALFKVQMP